A stretch of Ligilactobacillus faecis DNA encodes these proteins:
- a CDS encoding NFACT RNA binding domain-containing protein has protein sequence MAFDGIFTRAMVNELNNLILDGRVTKVSQPYQNEVIITIRKDRKNHSLLLSAHPNYARVQITDIPYTNPPVPTNFTMILRKYLDGAKLVKIEQLVCDRVIDLYFMTRNELGDKLPLKLSIEIMGRYSNIILVDQMTNRVLDTVKHVGMDQNRYRTLLPGATYQTPPKQTKLDLFTDTSKYYLELLRLYPNQEVLASNLVKNYQGLSKSSALTLAKMFHGAKAPEQVVAEFLAYTKKPVPNLYLENNKLAFSIFPRFQTEKTFTNLSTLLDNYYKERALRDRVAQKGAKLIHVIKKELQKNKKKLGKLENELKATAKADSYRVKGELLTTYLYQVRPKQSEITLPNYYDNEKKVTIALSPQLTPAQNAQKYFKKYQKLKNAIAHLKEQLTLTKQELDYLEGIKAQIELAVPSDLDDIKLELENEGYLKADPKQKARVKSKVSRPTIFKATDGTEILVGKNNLQNDRLTLKTANKNYYWLHTKDIPGSHVIVCSKTPTDETLLEAAKLAAYFSKAQNSANVPVDYVQVRHIKKPNGAKPGYVIYEGQKTLYVTPEEELVEQLSSK, from the coding sequence GTGGCATTTGACGGTATCTTTACCCGCGCGATGGTAAATGAACTAAATAACTTGATTTTAGATGGACGCGTCACTAAAGTTTCACAACCCTATCAAAATGAAGTGATCATAACGATCCGAAAAGATCGCAAAAACCATTCGCTCTTACTTTCGGCCCACCCTAACTATGCACGTGTCCAAATAACGGACATCCCTTATACTAATCCTCCTGTTCCAACTAATTTTACAATGATCTTACGCAAGTATTTAGATGGAGCAAAATTAGTAAAAATCGAACAACTCGTTTGTGACCGAGTGATCGATCTTTATTTTATGACGCGAAATGAATTAGGTGATAAATTACCTTTAAAATTAAGTATTGAGATCATGGGACGTTATAGTAATATCATTTTAGTCGATCAGATGACGAATAGGGTGCTCGATACAGTCAAGCATGTTGGGATGGATCAAAATCGGTATCGCACATTGTTACCTGGAGCAACTTACCAAACGCCTCCCAAGCAAACTAAATTAGATCTATTTACTGATACGAGCAAATATTATTTAGAGTTATTAAGACTCTATCCTAATCAAGAAGTTTTAGCTTCTAACTTGGTCAAAAATTACCAAGGCTTAAGTAAGAGCTCTGCTTTGACATTGGCTAAGATGTTTCATGGAGCAAAAGCCCCTGAGCAAGTAGTAGCTGAGTTTTTGGCTTATACAAAAAAGCCTGTTCCTAATTTATATTTAGAAAATAACAAATTAGCTTTTAGTATTTTTCCACGATTTCAGACTGAAAAAACTTTTACAAACTTAAGTACCTTATTAGATAACTACTATAAAGAACGGGCTTTACGCGATCGTGTCGCTCAAAAGGGTGCCAAATTGATCCATGTGATCAAAAAAGAACTTCAAAAAAATAAAAAGAAGCTTGGCAAGTTAGAAAACGAACTCAAAGCGACCGCTAAAGCTGACAGTTATCGAGTCAAAGGCGAACTTTTAACGACTTATCTTTATCAAGTCCGCCCCAAACAAAGTGAGATCACGCTACCAAATTATTATGATAATGAAAAAAAAGTCACGATCGCACTTTCGCCACAATTGACACCAGCTCAAAATGCTCAAAAGTATTTTAAAAAATACCAAAAGCTTAAAAATGCGATCGCCCATCTCAAAGAACAACTAACTTTAACCAAGCAAGAGCTCGACTATCTTGAAGGGATCAAAGCCCAGATCGAATTAGCCGTTCCTAGTGACCTAGATGATATCAAATTAGAATTAGAAAATGAAGGTTACTTAAAGGCTGATCCAAAACAAAAAGCACGCGTCAAGAGTAAAGTCAGTCGACCAACTATTTTTAAAGCAACTGACGGGACTGAGATCTTAGTTGGTAAAAATAACTTACAAAATGATCGTTTGACTTTGAAAACAGCAAACAAAAACTACTATTGGTTACACACTAAAGACATCCCAGGTTCGCATGTGATCGTTTGTTCTAAGACACCAACAGACGAAACACTGCTGGAAGCTGCTAAATTAGCGGCTTATTTCTCAAAAGCTCAAAACTCGGCTAACGTACCGGTCGATTACGTTCAAGTACGGCATATCAAAAAGCCTAACGGAGCTAAACCAGGCTATGTGATCTATGAAGGTCAAAAGACACTTTATGTTACGCCAGAAGAAGAGCTTGTCGAACAACTCAGTTCAAAATAA
- a CDS encoding DegV family protein, with protein sequence MKIAVVTDSTAYLSQEQIKENDIHIIPIPFIIDGKSYDEGVDITTEEFYEKLRTSETFPSTSQPPVGKLIELYESLGEQGYDAVISIHLAGTISGLVQTLETVKASVDNVTVVPVDSEITVMLMGCLAIEAARMAKAGKDLDEILARLEHLKSTVNEYFVVDDLQNLVRGGRLSNAAAFVGSVLKIKPILTFDDETDKIVAFDKVRSSKRALKRVEDLFEEAITGLDYPIKLFVIHANNEAAAIEWRDKLVKKFPNISIEISYFGPVIGTHLGENALALGWMEDIDK encoded by the coding sequence ATGAAAATAGCTGTTGTTACCGACAGTACAGCCTATCTAAGTCAAGAGCAGATCAAAGAAAATGATATCCATATTATTCCGATCCCATTTATCATTGATGGTAAAAGCTATGACGAAGGCGTTGATATCACTACTGAAGAATTTTATGAAAAACTCCGGACATCAGAAACATTTCCAAGTACTTCTCAACCCCCAGTCGGAAAGTTGATCGAACTTTATGAATCATTAGGTGAACAAGGCTATGATGCTGTCATCAGTATCCATTTAGCAGGGACGATCTCAGGCTTAGTTCAAACACTTGAAACAGTCAAAGCTAGTGTTGATAACGTTACAGTCGTACCTGTTGATTCTGAGATCACTGTGATGTTGATGGGATGCTTAGCGATCGAGGCGGCCCGAATGGCCAAAGCAGGAAAAGACCTAGATGAGATCTTAGCTCGTTTAGAACATTTAAAGAGCACTGTTAATGAATATTTCGTCGTTGATGATCTCCAAAATCTTGTACGTGGCGGACGACTCTCAAATGCAGCCGCATTTGTCGGAAGTGTGTTGAAGATCAAACCGATCTTGACTTTTGATGATGAGACTGATAAGATCGTTGCTTTTGACAAAGTGCGCTCAAGTAAACGTGCTTTGAAACGTGTTGAAGATCTTTTTGAAGAAGCGATCACAGGTCTAGATTATCCGATCAAACTCTTTGTGATCCATGCTAATAACGAAGCGGCAGCTATTGAGTGGCGGGATAAGCTCGTTAAAAAGTTCCCAAATATCTCGATCGAGATCAGTTATTTTGGCCCAGTTATCGGGACGCATTTAGGTGAAAATGCTCTAGCTTTAGGCTGGATGGAAGATATTGATAAATAA
- a CDS encoding sugar phosphate isomerase/epimerase family protein gives MKKIDLGLKAGTDPKQITDRLQYAPEVFEFYTAETDFTKDGLKRLAEAIEQVKDAGISQIILHHPMRYRGDFTELLTLEQKMPELYRFIEQSTLDLLQLAYDKELQVLVHGSYSRQTALFLSQFDSLEKATAYSFKRLDHFHELGKEHIMFENSISPIFYYGEPALDEQILAHDYRLAFDTSHCFIKWQGSEQKLLEALTRLRSKIVHYHLVDSLGEVHDSLELGKGKINWNAVLPLLNEQATNIFEIVLQDQTDAKEQVASYEYLKQIEQNSKL, from the coding sequence ATGAAAAAGATCGATCTTGGTCTTAAAGCCGGAACTGATCCAAAGCAGATCACAGACCGACTCCAATACGCACCTGAAGTCTTTGAATTTTACACTGCTGAAACAGATTTTACAAAAGACGGTCTCAAGCGTTTAGCTGAAGCGATCGAGCAAGTCAAAGATGCGGGGATCTCACAGATCATTTTACACCATCCGATGCGGTATCGCGGTGATTTTACCGAATTGCTCACATTAGAACAAAAAATGCCTGAATTATATCGATTTATCGAACAAAGTACGCTAGATCTTCTACAATTAGCTTATGATAAAGAACTTCAAGTCTTAGTTCACGGATCTTATTCTCGCCAAACTGCGCTTTTTTTATCACAATTTGATTCACTTGAAAAAGCAACTGCTTATTCATTTAAACGTCTCGATCATTTTCATGAATTGGGCAAAGAACATATCATGTTTGAAAACTCGATCTCGCCGATCTTTTATTACGGTGAACCAGCGTTAGACGAGCAGATCTTAGCGCATGATTATCGTTTAGCTTTTGATACATCACATTGTTTTATCAAGTGGCAAGGTTCTGAGCAAAAACTTTTAGAAGCACTTACACGCCTTCGTTCAAAGATCGTGCACTATCATCTAGTCGACTCTTTAGGTGAAGTGCACGATAGCTTAGAACTTGGTAAAGGTAAGATCAATTGGAATGCAGTATTACCACTACTAAATGAACAGGCGACAAATATCTTTGAGATCGTTTTACAAGACCAAACAGATGCTAAAGAACAAGTTGCAAGCTATGAGTATTTAAAGCAGATCGAGCAAAATAGTAAGCTTTAA
- the lepB gene encoding signal peptidase I: MSTFKNIMSWVWPVVIGLILAKLLTTFVISVVKVDGLSMYPNLQNNERVVMLKMPAIRRDAVVVFNAEGVDTDNPNVTSKTKYVKRVIGLPGDKIEYKNNGDLYINGKYRSQSYITKEQRTTGTLDLVKQAAKGVTLGTGKTFTVPKDSYFVLGDNRENSNDSRYYGFVPKDKILGTVKAPFWDSGHELINSFGN; the protein is encoded by the coding sequence ATGTCGACATTTAAAAATATTATGAGTTGGGTCTGGCCAGTCGTTATTGGGCTGATCTTAGCTAAATTACTGACGACATTTGTCATTTCAGTAGTCAAGGTGGATGGTCTATCGATGTATCCCAATCTCCAAAACAACGAACGGGTCGTAATGCTAAAGATGCCTGCGATCAGACGGGATGCAGTCGTAGTCTTTAACGCTGAAGGAGTAGACACCGATAATCCTAACGTAACGTCTAAGACAAAATACGTTAAGCGGGTGATCGGTCTTCCTGGTGATAAGATCGAATATAAAAATAATGGTGATCTTTACATCAATGGTAAGTATCGTTCACAAAGCTATATCACTAAAGAACAACGAACAACAGGTACACTAGATCTAGTCAAACAAGCAGCTAAAGGGGTGACTCTTGGCACAGGTAAGACGTTTACTGTTCCAAAAGATAGTTACTTTGTCTTAGGTGATAATCGCGAAAACTCAAACGATAGTCGTTACTATGGTTTTGTTCCTAAAGATAAGATCTTAGGTACGGTCAAAGCACCATTTTGGGATAGTGGTCATGAGTTGATCAATTCATTTGGAAACTAA